In Candidatus Goldiibacteriota bacterium HGW-Goldbacteria-1, a single genomic region encodes these proteins:
- a CDS encoding sensor domain-containing diguanylate cyclase — protein sequence MTETNFSINYKAVFDSLNTGVYFVDKNRVITYWNNAAEKITGYLSKDVIGKHCWDNTVAHLDMKGRNLCNDQDCPILKAIQDNRLVQEEVYVKHAEGFRIPVDSNISPIADEKGVINGAIEIFTDNLAKVEAFQKFEKLKQLVFIDSLTGVGNRRYTEIKVNVKLQKLSKYAWEKDFGLLFVDVDDFKKINDVHGHEAGDRALRMVARTFINNIREHDFIGRWGGEEFIAVISDVDKKALFIIAEKLRSLVQEAEVVYMDKKIKLTISIGATLAKRNESIGDLINRADGLMYYSKHLEKNCVTIG from the coding sequence ATGACTGAAACTAATTTTTCTATTAATTATAAAGCTGTTTTTGACAGCCTTAACACAGGCGTTTATTTTGTTGATAAAAACAGGGTTATCACATACTGGAATAACGCAGCTGAAAAAATAACCGGATATTTGTCCAAAGATGTCATTGGTAAACACTGCTGGGATAATACTGTTGCTCACCTTGATATGAAAGGCAGAAATCTCTGCAATGATCAGGATTGTCCTATTTTAAAGGCCATTCAGGATAACCGCCTTGTGCAGGAAGAAGTTTACGTAAAGCACGCGGAGGGTTTCAGAATACCTGTTGATTCCAATATAAGCCCGATTGCGGATGAAAAAGGGGTAATAAACGGCGCAATTGAAATTTTCACTGATAACCTTGCCAAAGTGGAAGCTTTCCAGAAATTTGAAAAACTAAAACAGCTTGTTTTTATAGATTCACTTACCGGGGTGGGCAACAGAAGATATACGGAAATAAAGGTGAATGTAAAGCTTCAGAAACTTTCTAAATACGCCTGGGAAAAAGATTTTGGGCTGCTGTTTGTGGATGTGGATGATTTTAAAAAAATTAATGATGTGCACGGGCACGAAGCGGGCGACCGCGCTTTAAGAATGGTGGCAAGGACGTTTATTAATAATATACGCGAGCATGATTTTATCGGCAGGTGGGGCGGGGAAGAATTTATAGCGGTTATTTCTGATGTGGATAAAAAAGCGCTTTTTATAATTGCAGAAAAATTAAGGTCGCTTGTACAGGAAGCGGAAGTTGTGTACATGGATAAAAAAATAAAACTTACCATATCCATAGGCGCGACACTTGCGAAAAGAAATGAATCCATAGGTGATTTAATAAACAGGGCGGACGGGCTTATGTATTACAGCAAACATTTGGAAAAAAACTGCGTTACAATTGGATAA